GAGCTCAAACGGTGTTTTTAATTTTGAAGCAGGATGTTATGCAAAAGTAATTCGCCTTTCCGCAGATGCCGAACCACAGATATTTGCATGCACAAAAAGATATGGGACAATATTAGAAAATGTTGTTTGGGATCCGGTAACACGCAACATTGATTTGAATGATGATACCATAACAGAAAATACTCGTGCGTCTTATCCATTGGAATTTATCCCTAACATTGTTCCGGAAAAGATGGTTAATACTCATCCTAAAAATATCATCTTTTTAACTTGCGACGCTTCAGGAGTAATGCCTCCGATTGCAAAATTAAATCCCGAGCAAGCACAATATCATTTTATAAGTGGATATACTTCCAAAATTGCCGGTACAGAAATAGGATTGGGAATTGAACCACAGATTACATTCAGCGCCTGTTTCGGTGCACCGTTTATGGTTCGTCATCCATATGAGTATGCAGAAATGTTAAAGCAAAGAATGCTAAAACACAAAGCACAATGCTGGCTTGTAAACACAGGTTGGGTTGGCGGCAGGTTTGGTATTGGAAAAAGAATTAGCATTCGCCATACGCGCAATTTACTAAATGCAGCTCTTGAAGGATTGCTTGATAATGTTGAATACAGGAAGGACAAACTCTTTGGTTTTGAAGTTCCGATAAGTTGTCCCGATGTTCCGCAGGATGTGTTAGAACCATCCAATTCGTGGGGAAATAAGGAAGAGTATTGGAAAAAGTATGATGCACTTGCTGCCCGGTTTGTGGAAAATTTTAAACTGTTTAGTAAAGCCTGTTCGCAGGAAGTGATTAACGCTGGACCGAAAAGGCTTTCGAAAATATAATTTGTGACAAAATTTCTCTAAGAGAGATGACTTAATTAATCATCTCTCTTAGTTATCATTCACTTTTCTATGATCAACCTACAGTCTTCCAAATATCGTAATCTACAAAATTTGCAGCGTTGGCTTAACTATGAGTTATCCAGTTCAGTTCTCTTATTCTTATGGTGGTTCGGCAGTTTAGCTGGATTTTTAATGGTTGCTGCTGCAATAATCTTTACACCATTTATGCTATTTGTTCTTTATAAGGAAAGAAAGTTTGGATGGATAACAACTTTTATTCTGATGATTAGTATCCCACTTTCATTAAACTTAATTACCGTTAAAGATCCCACATTTACTTTTATCAAAATGTTGTTGCCATTAGCTTCATTTTACTTTTATTGTTTCATTTTGCGTTTTTCTGTAAATGATTGGGTTAGTGAAGAAAGAGCAAGAAATTCTTGGAAAAATAAAATTGAACCAATTTAGCCTTTAAATCTTCAGGAACTCCTGTTTTAATTAAGAAATTACATCGACAAATAAAATGAATTCAGAATTGCTTTACATAGACAAACTCATTTCAATTTCGAATGATGAAATTGTTCTTTTTAATTATTATTTCCCATCTGCTGCAAGTAAAAAGATTAGGTTTTCGGAAATCTTAAAAATCGAAACTCGTGAACTTACAATTGCAACTGGCAAGTGGAGAATTTGGGGAACTGGAGATTTTCGAACCTGGTTCCCACGTGATTATAAAAGATCAAAACGAGATAAGGTATTTTTTATTTTCTTAAAAACTAAATGGATAAGAATTGGATTTACAGTTGAGAATTCTGCGGAAGTAATTCGTATCTTTAAAGAAAAAAAATTATTGATTTTATAGTGTCCGTTATTCAAAGTGAAGGGTGCAAATAATGATTGAACCAAAAAATTTTTACCGAAAATTGGATTTTCTATTAAGCCGGATTGGAAGAGAGAAAAGCGGCAGAGATTTTCTCTTTAAGATTGTTAGAGATCTGGAAAATACATTCAGCAACGATTTGCGTATTGGTAATGGCAGGGTATACCAGGAAGACGAGGAAGAATATGTTTTAATTTATTCGCATTCAGATAAGAGCATTGTTAAAAATATTCCACAAACATCCGAAGCGCTCCAGAATGTTTTGGAATTCAAGACGTTTATATTCAATGACCAGGCTCAAGGATTTGAATTAACGAATAAAAGTATGGATGAATATACAATTCCTGCCGCCGTTGCAATTCATAATCCATCTTACCGCTGGATCATTGTATTCGATTTAAAGAGCGGATGGATAAGAGAAGAAATAGAATTTTGTCTTAATGCAGTACGCACGGCATTAAATTCCAGACTTTATTCTGAGGCAATAAAAACCGAA
The Ignavibacteriales bacterium DNA segment above includes these coding regions:
- the pckA gene encoding phosphoenolpyruvate carboxykinase (ATP); protein product: MSKYLDFKTPATKEAMELAPDFRLKNQGLTFLDRVFWNLPDSALYEEAVFRNEGKLAAHGPIIVNTGKHTARAAADKFVVKESSTEGKIWWGIHNRPYSSEKFNQLFGRLQSWAQGEELFVQDCYAGADPEYRLPIRVITEKAWHSLFARNMFITTNDRDTLKKFIPEFTVISVPSFKVDPVIDGTRSETAIIINFAERMAIIANSLYGGEIKKSVFTVLNFLLTFNDVLPMHCSANVGNNGDAAIFFGLSGTGKTTLSADPKRKLIGDDEHGWSSNGVFNFEAGCYAKVIRLSADAEPQIFACTKRYGTILENVVWDPVTRNIDLNDDTITENTRASYPLEFIPNIVPEKMVNTHPKNIIFLTCDASGVMPPIAKLNPEQAQYHFISGYTSKIAGTEIGLGIEPQITFSACFGAPFMVRHPYEYAEMLKQRMLKHKAQCWLVNTGWVGGRFGIGKRISIRHTRNLLNAALEGLLDNVEYRKDKLFGFEVPISCPDVPQDVLEPSNSWGNKEEYWKKYDALAARFVENFKLFSKACSQEVINAGPKRLSKI